Genomic DNA from Pungitius pungitius chromosome 12, fPunPun2.1, whole genome shotgun sequence:
TGGTAAAAGTAAAATACCCATTTAGAGGAGCAGAGCAAGTGCAAACAGCAGGGCCTCATGCACTGAGGCCCTGGGAGGGCAggcctttgtcccccccccccccccccttctccccccaaCATTGCCCTTATTCCTGGCAGGGGGAGAAGGGGTTGGcttgctgctctctctctttgtgctgcTCCCCACATCAACCGTTGTTCACTTTGCTGGCTCTGTGTGACAATTTGCCCCCTGAACCGAGATGGGAAGAAAGAGGGAATATATCTTGTGCTTGTATGTGATTGTGAAGTTATTTTTAGTCTGATTCATCTGTACTTAAGTTTCAAATGCTCTTTGTTTTGTCTATTTATTCGTACCGggcaaatgtttttattttttgcatctaATTCAGAAATATTGTGttgttaatttaaaataaagttgGAACTATATTATTGatagacatttgttttttatttattgaaaggAGGGTTTGCAACATCCAGGTAGGAAACGAATACTTCTTACATCTGCTCAGTTTCCATGTTGACTTTACAGTACAAACACTTTAGACTATGCAATCTTTTATTAATTCAGGATTTTTGTAAAGGTTTATCCTGGCTTATCATTGACCTGACCTAATAATGAAATAGTTTTGCAAGTTTTTGTCAGTAAGACAATAtatcaaaaacatattttagttaTGCAAGAATTAGTGATCATCAAAAAAGAGATCTTCCCATTTTTATCAACCTATACTCATCTTAAGCGTAAACCATATATACATCTCCTGTGGATAATATCTAATCAATATATTTTTCACAGATAACCTGATACATTTTCTTCCTGATTGTGTTGGAGTTGAACAGAGCTCATGAACAGTGCATAAAAATCTAAATTTCATGAGGCCCTCCGGTTCACAAGAATGCTCAGGCCCCTTAAGGGAACGAGTAAAGGCTTAAATTACTAAGTCCCTCTTTTCCCATCGTAGGATgcatcatttcccccccccccccttttttaagAGAATGTGATTTAAGGATCCCTAAGAAAAAGGGGGTCAAATGAGCTTAATTTGGCCCCTTTTTCCTTCTGTGTCCCATCTTTTCCCCTGTAATCAGATACTTATGATAATAGGATAAAACTGGCATAAAATCGAATCCAAAAAAAGCCCAGAGCAGACTGAATTGgagttttctcttcttttgagTTGTTTGGCCCCTCCACGGCGGGGAAGACCAATGGACAGATGTGAGGCCCCAAAGCCCGGGGATCCTCCCCCTCGGCCCCTCCCAGTGCAAGAGAACAATTAATTGACTTTAAAAGAAACTGCTTTCTTTGCCTATTCCACACTTCTCCTTGGCTGAGCAGGGCTCACAAATTGGTGTGTTGAACTTTTTATGAGGACTAAATAGCTGCCAATGAAAGTGTAAATGACTGTGTGGTGAATGGGGACCACACAATGGCCCTGCAGTGACAAGGCCCCCGGCAGACATAATGACCATTGTCACAGCTGCTGTCATCAAGAAACCATCAGGGATCGTGAATCCAAGAAGCAAGAGGACCAGGGATACGTCtaagtttgtctttttctgctccaattcttgtttttcttttttatactcCTCTTTCGATGCGTCTATCGTCTCTCCATGTATATAGACATCTCACGAGGCATTTCATGGCTGTATTAAGCAGATCTTTGGTAGTCGCAAATATTCAGAACGAGAATGAAACATAATATGAGAAACGTTTCTGCTGTTTACACAGAAGTATCCACCGTACATATAAAAGACAGCGTTAAAGATTGGTTTGTTTGATAAATGTCgcccaaactttttttccatcCTGCCCAGTTTGAGAGCTCCTCCTTCATTATTGTCCCAGGGGGCCACCATGTCAAATTTCCAAGTAAAATATAGCTGGGAATTCCATCCGGCTCTCATGGGGACCCAGCCCAGGAGGGCCCGGGGCCCGGAGCTGCCGCGCACTGCAGCGGCAGGAGTCCACCCAgacttggggggtggggggggggcgtaattgGTTTATCCCACCGCCTGGCCCGCTTTCCCATGTGGGCCACTGCTGCGGGGAGGCCCAGGGGCATAATATGGGAACAGCATGATACTCTCAAGTGCCGAAGAGGCATTCACTGCCCTGGCTATAGAGAGCAGGGGCCGAGTGGCCGGCAAACAAAGCTGGAGCAGAGTTGTCGTTTGGCTCAAAGGGGTTACCATTTGGTCTCCTTTCAACGTGGATGAGCATTATTGGTTGAAAGTTTGAAGTGATTGAATTTCagctcaagctttttttttgtgtattttctttttagttcTGTTGGAGGGTTTCTATACATCTCCACATAGAAAAGTCTTCACTCGGGCACCTGGTGAAGAAAGTGACTTATTGTTCCTGTTAATTAAGCATGTTGAAAAAAGTAActaaaaagtattgtttttggTATGGTAGACCCCCAAAAAAGGGATTGTATAGAATTCTTAtagaaattcaaacaaaaatcaaacaaaaagaagTCATAATATTGTATGTAGGAATACAGTTTATAGAATAAATGAagctgcatgtctttggacGATGGGAGGAAGCCTAAAGATGCTGTAGAAAACTCGCACTTACACTGGGAGAACACACAAAAGTCCCCAGGACACACCGGGATGGAACCAAAGGCATATCATGCCATGAAAAGCATCCTTGTAAGTGTTTAGGAGGCTCGTTATCGAGTATTTCTTTAAAATCgtgaaatgtttttcctttacTAGCTGACCACATGACTCATATATGTTTTGGCAATGAATTTGATATTCATGTATTGATACCTAACTTCAAAGAAGACGTAATCATGCACAGAGATCTGAGTCCAGAAGGATTTGTACTGTAAGTTCAGGCACAAGATGTTATTTCAGAATGAGTCGCATCTTCCTGTCCCCAAGGAGGagtctgcaaaataaaacaaaggttTTGTTGAGCGTTCAGAAATGACACCTTAAACCAAATACAGTAACATCGGCATCTTTTCAGGGGTATAATGTGTAAATGTCGGGTTGCACCTACCGAACCAGTGCAGCAGCTATTAGCCCTCCAGTGATGGGTCCCACCCAGTAGACCCAGTGATAAACCCAGTAGTTGCTCACTATGGCCGGACCGAAGGCTCTGGCTGGGTTCAGGCAGGTGCCAGATACATCTCCgctgacaaaacaaacagatatGAGATATTCAGATGAGTAAACAATGCTAGTgtcaatataaaataaaaaataaaataccatgGATGCGTCCCAACAAGAGGTTAAGTCATTACGAATTCTACTGCAAGACGTCCCTCAAACTCTTCCACTTTCACCCACCAATTTCACTTAATCGTTAGCTACAAGTCCTTTTCCTCACTATTCTCTACTCACCCTGCCAGGACGTTGATAACCACAGTGCACCCCACCATAAACGGCACCAGGGGACTCCTGGTCTTGGCGTTGACGGcccccagcagcaccaccatGGTGACCAGGCAGGTCATGGCGACCTCTCCAAACACGGCTCGCCCTATCTTGCCGTCGGGCTGCAGCAGAGCAAACGCGGCCCCGTGGGCTTTGGCGAAGTTCTCACTCGAGGTCATCGCCTGCGGGGCAGAGGCGGTGACTCGAGTCTAGTTCGTGCGCGTGGAAGAGAGTCTGAGGTGGACGTCATGGAGACACAGAAATGAGACGGGTTCACCTTCGCCATGGCAGCTCCGAGCACCCCTCCGACCAGCTGACTCACAATGTACGGGGCCACCATGTGCATCTCCATGCCCCCACATAGATAGATGCCTATGGTGAACGGGGGGTTGAAATGGGAACCACTGCAGACACAAAGGACCCCAAAAAAGAATGAGTTTTTAGCAGCTTTGTTACTGTTACAGATTAATTTTGGGCAGTTTACAGAGGATGGAATAGTTTAACACAGATGGAATTATTAAATGCATGGATATACAAgtctgattcattcattcactgaatATTTCCTATAATAATGGCAAAAAttctttggaagaaaaaaagctttttgttgttgtcagatAAGGATATTTGGACTCAGAGTGATCATATATGGATTGTTTGGAAATCCTGTTTCTGATCAAAATGGGATTAGTTTTCCATTCAACACACAGGAAGGAATTATATCAtcactaaaataaaacaatacttgTCCAGGGTGCACGGCAAACTCAATGCTTCTCACCTGATCTCGGCCATGCAGGCCACCATAACGGCGACGGCCAGACCGTGCACCAGGGCCGGCTGAAGCCTCCCTGCGGACTCCACATTCTCTATGACCGACACACACCCGACAAACACGAAGAAAGTAGTTCCCACCAGCTCGCCCAGACAGGGCTGAAACAGCCTCTCAAACATGTTTGGAGGCCTCAGTGGAGACGGCTTGGGCTCTGAAATCACGAGAGACGCTCCGACTTCTCCTGTCTCCATCTTCTCGTCAGCCACGAGTCCTCGGTGAGGTCCGGGTGTGAGAGCTGAGGATGTAGCACTGAGTGTGCTGACCCGAGGTGTGCACACAGAGATATCTACTCGGCTAATCACACAGACCTTGGTGCCTAAGGTTAGTGTTGGCGGAGGTGCTTCGCCGACTTGTTATGTACTCACTGACTCGTTTTCTTATTAATCCAGCATGGCGTGTTCATCACATGCCCTTTTGTTAAAAGTGCACTTGCAAAAGATATTTGATGCATTTAGCGacaatgaaagttaaatgaAGTTAGTATAATTTGATGATACAGGAAATTCCACTTGCCAATTAATCTTTTCCAAAAGAGGGTCGGGGGAAGTGACTGTAGAGAGGCTTCAAACAGACTCTGCAAGTACACAGTCAtcttgtaaaacacaaaaataaactgtaatTTGATGCTTTCTTAGCATTGTGTAAgcatttaatcaaattaatttatattaaaaatagtCAATATGTGTttgttctaatagattttatataaatatataatatataagccctctgaggcaaatttgtaatttgcgattttgggctatacaaaataaaatgaattgaattgaatataaatattgtaatgtattcatcctttaaaataatatttatattatgaaatgtatattggatatttataatagttaggATATGGTAATAGTTattcatattctgaatattgttatatatgtacatatgattatatattcattgatatactACATTTTTTGAACAAAAtttccttattatgttaaactgttggaataaattttaaatatttaactgcaaatgaaataatgcatgtttgataCCTTTTGTGTGAACATTTGTCAGCAGGTTTAGTGGGAAAGAATTGATTCATTTAAGTTTGAATATAGTGTGAAATGTTGAATAAACTCATACTATTGAAAAAAAGACCTgtattctaaataaataaaatctggTTTCAGCGACAAGACTCAAGACAAAATAGTTTAATAGTCAAAATAAGGAATAGTTATTGAGGAAAACAGGGACCCAGCTGTCGTTAGTACATTATTATGAGCTTTTTAAACCTCACCCTTAGTTGTTCTTTAACTAAGACAACCCTGGGTTAAAGTACCCTCAGTAAAGTAAAGACTTGCACAGAGGAATGAACAGATCCCACATATTTCATTCCATTTATTGGGATCATATAGTCATTATTGGCCCGATGGCAAACAGTTCATTGGTCACATTGCATTGCTGCTTCTCGAATAGGAAGGACTTTACCATGTATACAACATTGACCCTCATAATACAGGCTATATAGGGCAGATAAGGCAGAGGTGTGCCCTTTGTGTGAAAAAGCCAATAAGGAGCCGAAATATCTTTAACTCTTTCACAGGATCCAGACGGTGGCAGCAGAGCGCCGTTCCAGCGTTTAATGGCAGGACCGATCACCCCAAATCAATGCGGAGAaacacgctgcccccccccccagacgtgACACGGGCTGACCCCGGGTCAGTGGAATTAATGCAATCACACGCACGgctgtttattttatatatttttgcaaCCGTTGACAGCTTTTTGCACGTGTGGTGTTGCGACATTTCCGGGCGCCGCGTGTCACCAGTTTTCTCCCATTTAGTTGAgggatttatttgattttatttatttgaaacacTATTTTCTATAATCTACCGGGTTAAAAGCTACATTTTAATGTCAACCAATTCAATGACAGTGACTTTGCCAGTCATGTATACTTAACCCCCCTTTGCAAAGGTATCACATGTCACATGGGCCGCGCGGCGTACAGTAGGGAAGTAGAAGACACTTCCTCCTTCAACGCGCTAGTTGCACGCAAACCAGTCGGCTGAATAGGAAGTCCACGGGTCGTGGGCGATGGGGATCCAGCAGCTCGTATGCGGCTATTTCAACCGATGTCACCGCGTTTAGGTGCTCGACCCGTCCGGTTGTTAGTGCGTTAaaagtgaggaggagcaggaggaggaagaagaagaagaagggggttggggggaggtCAGCCTTTTTCGCCCCCATGGCTGCGACGTAgcgcaactcttttttttttttttatttggaatcAGCGGCGGAGGAACGACAAACTTTTACCAAACTTCCCAAGGCGCCGCGCGGCAAGGACACGCCATGAAGAAACAGTTCAATCGGATGCGGCAGCTCGCCAACCAGACGGTCGGAAGGTGAGTGCGGTTCGCCTCCGACGATGGACATTGTTGCAACTACACTTGGGTTCTGGCAGGCTCCAGGCTGTGGACATTTCTCGTGATTTTGGGTAAATATTCCCAGGTGTTTGCGTTCTATGGTCACGTGTCATGGTCGGAAGGGCTGGGCTGATGAGTACCTGGATAGTTTACAGCTGTGCCTGCCGGAAACTCACCAAAACGTGTCCACATCGGACTTTGATAGTGAGAACAATGCGAGCAGCTGACAAAACTCGTCATTATCGTTATTTTAGTTGATGgtccattaaataaaaaataaaagtttttttgtctttaaaacacaaatgtatcCATTTAAAAGTTGAATCATTGCCATTATTTGACGTTTGTTTTAATGGACTCCATGTCCCTCTTCATATCTCTTCATACTTATAGAGAGAACTAGAACAGCTCAGCGCCtccactttgcccccccccccccccccttcagtagaAGCTGACACATTATAAAAGAGCTTCTTTTGGGGCTgatgttttgcttttaaaagctagggtgtgcacacaaacacatgtttcCTGATGTGTGAAGATACTGGAAGTTAGTGTATACACTCCCACTATCTCTACCATCCCCTCCTCCCACTTCATCTCCGCCCCACTGGGGGTTTCCAGCCCCGCTCTCCATCAGTTGCTGCCGCGGAGACGATGACCCCGTAACGTCTCTTTTCCAATGAGCGCCGGCCCGTCTCTGTCTTCCGATTGCACTCCCCCCCTTATGTCGGAGAAGTAGTCGAACTCAACTGATCCGAGTGACAGCTTTGACGGAGAAGCAGAAACCCTTGCAGgcttacacatgcacacacacacacacacacacacactttcccactGTGGATTACTGCTGAATGCCAGGAAGGCCATTGATGCCGCATGAAAGCAGAGGGGAAGTCGTGGCCTCGTATCAAAAAATGGTTGAGATTAGAAAGTATGCAGTGAATTAGACTGGATAGTTTCAGGTCAAATTAGGGTGTCGAATGTCGACATGTTTTcttcaaatagaaaaatagaaattCACAACTTCCGGCACCCTGAGTGATGTCTTCTAGCACCCTACTACATTCTATATAAAGTCCCAAAAAGCAGAAGTAAACAAAAGCGTACTATTGGACGTTACACACCTTCAGGCTGAGGAAAAAGGCCCAATCGCTCACCAAAGCGATGAGTTCACATTCTCAAAGAAAAAGTATAAAGATCCCATCTCCATGACGACCAGCGCTCCTATGTCCGTCATCATGAACcatccttccacacacacacacacacacacacacacacacacacacacacacacacacacacacacacaagcgtttATGAAGATAGGAATGAAAcagattattttcttctttttttgtgtggtaTCAAACCACAAAGCGGTGAGTTTGTTTTGCTGTGCCGCTGTGGCTCTCTGCTCGGCACAGGAAGGGCCGGGGACGGACGGGTTTCTGTGGAGTAAGCGTTTCCATCGGACCGGGGACTTCGCACAGCCGCAGGGGCCTTTTATTCATAAAAGAGGAAGCGGTTTGATTCACATGTAGTTGTTTAATGGGTTAGTGGTTTTAAGTTCAAAGAGCAATGCAACGTTGAGGGATCCTTGCGTACCTCTGTGGCACTTAATAGAAATCAGATGACACGTGATGAACAAGTAACACAattgctttttctctttctgtgtggtTCTCTTTGAGGCTCTGGGCTGCAGCATCGAGGGAGTCTTTTGTTAGAACAATAGCTGGCGGACAGTCGAGCTGAACTCCTTAAATCAATGCTGATTCAATGTTGAAA
This window encodes:
- the aqp8b gene encoding aquaporin-8b, coding for METGEVGASLVISEPKPSPLRPPNMFERLFQPCLGELVGTTFFVFVGCVSVIENVESAGRLQPALVHGLAVAVMVACMAEISGSHFNPPFTIGIYLCGGMEMHMVAPYIVSQLVGGVLGAAMAKAMTSSENFAKAHGAAFALLQPDGKIGRAVFGEVAMTCLVTMVVLLGAVNAKTRSPLVPFMVGCTVVINVLAGGDVSGTCLNPARAFGPAIVSNYWVYHWVYWVGPITGGLIAAALVRLLLGDRKMRLILK